The following coding sequences lie in one Caldisericia bacterium genomic window:
- a CDS encoding methyltransferase, which translates to MKEVKLRLERFDYNGGVFGFIDNKKILVYGALPNELVKVKICGKKKDYYFGDVIEIIEKSNERVNEKEDHYISCSPWQILREDKENYYKKELIIDLIKQNNLNIEDFDIEDNKVFYKYRNKLEFSFLDTEIDFAFFKRGTHKKKIKIDNCILGFDSINNVAKKILYYLKEKNPPANTLKSLILRGNRKGEVIASLFIKERKEILNNDIEIDNLKGISLYYSSPLSPASIKSELIFEKGLNYIKEIILNKVFYFTTTSFFQINIDMFEKTLLDMKNFVDNNDNVFDIYSGVGTIGISLDLKNVNFIESEKENILITQMNLEINGIRNFTIIEDRAENVISNIEKNSVLILDPPREGLHKKVIEELIKKEVNRIIYLSCNPLTQMRDLSFLSEKYNIIYFKGYNYFPRTPHIETLSILDRRV; encoded by the coding sequence ATGAAAGAAGTTAAATTAAGGTTAGAGAGATTTGATTATAATGGTGGCGTCTTTGGTTTTATAGATAACAAAAAAATTTTAGTTTATGGTGCTCTACCAAATGAATTAGTTAAAGTAAAAATTTGTGGAAAAAAGAAAGATTATTATTTCGGTGATGTTATAGAGATAATTGAGAAATCTAATGAAAGAGTTAATGAAAAAGAAGATCATTATATTTCATGTTCTCCTTGGCAAATTCTAAGAGAAGATAAAGAAAATTATTATAAAAAAGAACTTATTATTGATTTAATAAAACAAAATAATCTTAATATAGAAGATTTTGACATTGAAGATAATAAGGTTTTTTATAAATATAGAAATAAACTAGAATTCAGTTTTTTAGATACAGAAATTGATTTTGCATTTTTTAAAAGAGGGACACATAAAAAAAAGATTAAAATTGATAATTGCATTTTAGGTTTTGATTCAATAAATAATGTTGCAAAAAAGATTCTATACTATTTGAAAGAAAAAAATCCACCAGCAAATACTTTAAAGAGTTTAATTTTGAGAGGTAACAGAAAAGGAGAGGTAATTGCTTCATTATTTATAAAAGAAAGAAAAGAAATTTTAAATAATGATATTGAAATTGATAATTTAAAAGGCATATCTTTATACTACTCATCGCCACTATCTCCTGCTTCAATAAAAAGTGAATTAATATTTGAAAAAGGTTTAAATTATATTAAAGAGATTATATTAAATAAAGTTTTTTATTTTACAACTACATCTTTTTTCCAAATCAATATAGATATGTTTGAAAAGACTCTCTTAGATATGAAAAATTTTGTTGATAATAATGATAATGTTTTTGATATATATAGCGGAGTTGGTACAATTGGAATAAGTTTAGACCTGAAAAATGTAAATTTTATAGAAAGTGAAAAGGAAAACATTTTAATTACACAAATGAACCTTGAAATAAATGGTATAAGAAATTTTACAATAATTGAGGATAGAGCTGAGAATGTTATTTCAAATATAGAAAAAAACTCAGTTTTAATTTTAGATCCACCAAGAGAAGGTCTTCATAAGAAAGTTATCGAAGAATTAATAAAGAAAGAAGTTAATAGGATAATTTATCTTTCTTGTAATCCATTAACTCAAATGAGAGATTTATCTTTTTTAAGTGAAAAATATAATATTATATATTTTAAAGGATATAACTATTTTCCAAGAACACCACATATTGAAACTTTATCTATTCTTGATAGAAGAGTTTAA
- a CDS encoding methyltransferase domain-containing protein, producing the protein MNGKEKPRSLKNGKTTKREPFGKIDSLDEYIKSNTSKVKMSPFLLSSDVEEREIKDLIKKEVDYFVEILKPQQEDKILDLVSSHGEYSLELARRGFINVEGLDRSSNLIQKSRIRAKKENLNVKFREGTPRKLFYPPNTFDVVLLIGNVFGFFETPLDAFNVLKEINRVLKNDGKIFIDIIDSDYEKKNIVPYYWQWLDKNHYVLRENKLSLNEDSLIIREILSHVQKGVIKDSFFSLRLYTKDEILNLLKRAGFNDIQIFEHSIDINIPISNFQIGEKHISFVGKVYKEIKEEVKIKKALRNIVVILGDPKKSDPLKPNHIFDEDDLRAIDKLKEALKNLKNYKFIYLDNHDHLVEDLVELKGKIDYALNLCDEGYFNDPTKEMHIPAILDILNIPYTGATPQSLAHSYDKSLVRGVAREMGIPVPDAFLVKPGESVYELPINFPVIVKPNFGDSSFGITHKNVCYDYESLIKVIRDLRDLFGYEKPILIEEFLTGKELSLGIIGNPPKYPFKLLPLAELDYSSLPEDLPKICGYEAKWLPNSPYGKIKFIKANVSDEVERDLIDWSIRLFERLECRDYARFDFRLNAAGSPKLLEVNPNPGWHFDGFLADIARIQDIDYKTLLELILKSTEIRLGLIPAEDF; encoded by the coding sequence ATGAATGGAAAAGAAAAACCACGAAGTTTGAAAAATGGTAAAACAACAAAAAGAGAACCATTTGGAAAAATTGATAGTTTAGATGAGTATATAAAAAGTAATACAAGTAAAGTTAAAATGTCTCCTTTTCTTTTAAGTAGTGATGTAGAAGAAAGAGAGATAAAAGATCTTATTAAAAAAGAAGTTGATTATTTTGTTGAAATTCTAAAACCACAACAAGAAGATAAAATATTAGATCTTGTTTCAAGTCACGGAGAATATTCATTAGAACTTGCAAGAAGAGGATTTATAAATGTAGAAGGACTTGATAGATCAAGTAATTTGATACAAAAATCAAGAATTAGAGCAAAAAAAGAAAATCTAAATGTAAAATTTAGAGAGGGTACTCCAAGAAAACTTTTTTATCCACCAAATACATTTGATGTTGTGTTACTAATTGGTAATGTTTTTGGTTTTTTTGAAACTCCACTTGATGCCTTTAATGTTTTAAAAGAAATAAATAGAGTTTTAAAAAATGATGGAAAAATATTTATAGATATAATAGATAGTGATTATGAAAAGAAAAATATAGTTCCATATTATTGGCAGTGGCTTGATAAAAACCACTATGTTTTAAGAGAAAATAAGTTATCTTTGAATGAAGATAGTTTAATAATAAGAGAAATATTAAGTCATGTCCAAAAAGGAGTAATAAAAGATAGTTTCTTTTCATTAAGATTATACACAAAAGATGAAATATTAAATTTATTAAAGAGAGCAGGCTTTAATGATATACAAATTTTTGAACACTCAATTGATATAAATATTCCTATATCAAATTTTCAAATTGGTGAAAAACACATCTCTTTTGTTGGAAAAGTTTATAAAGAGATAAAAGAAGAAGTTAAAATAAAAAAAGCATTAAGAAATATTGTAGTTATATTAGGTGATCCCAAAAAAAGTGATCCTTTAAAGCCAAATCACATTTTTGATGAAGATGATTTAAGAGCGATAGATAAATTAAAAGAAGCATTAAAAAATTTAAAAAATTATAAATTTATTTATCTTGATAATCATGACCATTTGGTTGAAGATCTTGTTGAATTAAAAGGTAAAATTGATTATGCTTTAAATTTATGCGATGAGGGTTATTTTAATGATCCTACAAAAGAGATGCATATTCCAGCAATTCTTGATATTTTAAATATTCCATACACTGGAGCAACACCACAATCGCTTGCTCATTCATATGATAAATCCTTAGTAAGAGGAGTTGCTAGAGAAATGGGAATTCCTGTACCAGACGCCTTTCTTGTTAAACCTGGTGAAAGTGTATACGAATTACCAATTAACTTTCCTGTAATAGTAAAACCTAATTTTGGTGATTCAAGTTTTGGTATAACCCATAAGAATGTTTGTTATGATTATGAAAGTCTAATAAAAGTTATCAGAGATCTTAGGGATCTTTTTGGATATGAAAAACCAATTTTAATTGAAGAATTTTTAACAGGAAAAGAATTAAGTTTAGGAATAATTGGTAACCCTCCAAAATATCCTTTCAAACTTTTACCTCTTGCAGAGCTCGATTATTCTTCTTTGCCTGAAGACCTACCAAAAATATGTGGTTATGAAGCAAAATGGCTTCCAAATTCACCGTATGGAAAAATAAAATTTATAAAAGCAAATGTGTCTGATGAAGTTGAAAGAGATTTAATTGATTGGAGTATAAGATTATTTGAAAGATTAGAGTGTAGAGATTATGCTAGATTTGATTTCAGATTAAATGCAGCAGGATCACCTAAACTTCTTGAAGTAAACCCTAATCCTGGATGGCATTTTGATGGATTTTTAGCAGACATAGCAAGAATTCAAGATATAGATTATAAAACACTTCTTGAACTAATATTAAAATCAACTGAAATAAGATTAGGACTAATTCCAGCAGAAGATTTTTAA
- a CDS encoding CPBP family intramembrane metalloprotease, which yields MREEIKKSKTFIILVIIISYIFGFSVYFLRNYFALSQTFFSIFSIFYMYIPFFIVVIVEKYIYKGSLKGLGLYLKWDKFILISILFPIIVTFLSNFLSLLFKDISINSQYFKLYFMVLLVLQVIIVGSTINALVALGEEIGWRGYLVNNLIHKGFLKASFIIGFVWGIWHLPLILMGLNYPESKYIGIFMMILFTILLSPIMVYISLKSKSIINASIFHGVMNSIGGLHFILLKGGTDLTKGITGVPGLIILFILNLILLPIFLKFEKELKNIS from the coding sequence ATGAGAGAAGAGATTAAAAAATCTAAAACTTTTATAATTTTAGTAATAATTATCAGTTATATTTTTGGATTTTCAGTCTATTTCTTAAGAAATTATTTTGCCCTTTCGCAAACCTTTTTTTCTATATTTTCAATATTTTATATGTATATACCATTTTTTATTGTTGTTATAGTTGAAAAATATATTTATAAAGGAAGTTTAAAAGGTTTAGGTCTTTATTTAAAGTGGGATAAGTTTATTTTAATTTCAATTCTTTTTCCTATAATTGTAACATTTCTTTCAAATTTTTTAAGTTTACTTTTTAAAGATATTTCTATAAATTCTCAATATTTCAAACTATATTTTATGGTTCTCTTGGTTTTACAAGTTATAATTGTGGGTTCGACAATTAATGCATTAGTTGCATTGGGTGAAGAAATCGGTTGGAGAGGATATCTTGTTAATAATTTAATTCATAAAGGTTTTTTAAAAGCCTCTTTTATTATTGGTTTTGTTTGGGGAATTTGGCATTTACCTTTAATTTTAATGGGATTAAATTATCCTGAATCTAAATACATAGGAATTTTTATGATGATTCTATTTACCATTCTTCTTTCGCCAATAATGGTTTATATTTCATTAAAATCAAAATCTATAATAAATGCTTCTATTTTTCATGGAGTTATGAATTCAATTGGAGGACTTCATTTTATTTTGTTGAAAGGAGGGACAGACTTAACAAAAGGCATAACCGGAGTTCCTGGTTTAATTATTTTATTTATTTTAAATTTAATTTTATTACCTATTTTCTTGAAATTTGAAAAAGAACTTAAAAATATATCTTGA
- a CDS encoding DUF3887 domain-containing protein, which yields MRMKIITILLCFIITFLISCGTKIDIKKIREYADPMTENLLIGRNKRNYEIYSKDFSDEMKKAVTKEKFLENCNLIEGKIGKYIEQSKKFSLATRQDKYIIVTYKGKFTEESSDVTIRIVFEEIDGVMKITGEWYDSPKLRK from the coding sequence ATGAGAATGAAAATTATAACCATTTTACTTTGTTTTATTATAACTTTTTTAATTTCATGTGGAACAAAAATTGATATTAAAAAAATAAGAGAATATGCTGATCCAATGACAGAAAACCTTCTTATTGGAAGAAATAAGAGAAATTATGAAATTTATTCAAAGGATTTTAGTGATGAGATGAAAAAAGCAGTAACTAAAGAGAAATTTTTAGAAAATTGTAATTTAATTGAAGGAAAAATTGGTAAATATATTGAGCAATCTAAAAAGTTTTCGTTAGCAACTAGACAAGATAAATATATTATTGTTACATACAAAGGTAAATTTACTGAAGAATCAAGCGATGTAACTATTAGAATTGTATTTGAAGAGATAGATGGGGTTATGAAAATAACTGGTGAGTGGTATGATTCACCAAAACTAAGGAAGTAA
- the tgt gene encoding tRNA guanosine(34) transglycosylase Tgt, whose translation MIFELKSKIDNIRISKLIINDIEIETPIFMPVATQATVKTLSSFDVWDIGYRLILVNSYHLYLQPGEDTIRRFDGVKNFMNWKGLLLSDSGGFQVLSLSDIREIKEDGVIFKSFIDGSIHFFSPEYTVKFQEILGVDIMMTLDICPPYGISKEELKKFTFLSIDWAKRGKRVKDDKRGYLFAVIQGGLDLDLRLKALEELEKENFPGYGIGGLSIGEPWSKTKELLNNFVKFMPENKPRYFMGLGDPISIMDAVEAGVDMFDCVYPTRIARNRTLLTKYGKLRITKSDFKTDERPIEEDCDCFTCKNFSRSYIHHLFKAKEILGPRLATIHNLRFMYNFMQKLRESIKIGKYFEFRKEFETTFLTNFKRNE comes from the coding sequence ATGATATTCGAATTAAAAAGTAAAATTGATAATATAAGAATCTCCAAGTTAATAATTAATGATATTGAAATTGAAACTCCTATTTTCATGCCTGTAGCAACTCAAGCAACTGTAAAAACTCTTTCTTCTTTTGATGTTTGGGACATTGGATATAGATTAATTTTAGTTAATTCATATCATCTTTATCTTCAGCCTGGCGAAGATACAATAAGAAGATTTGATGGAGTTAAAAATTTTATGAATTGGAAAGGATTACTTCTTTCAGATTCAGGGGGTTTTCAAGTCCTTTCTCTTTCAGATATTAGAGAGATAAAAGAAGACGGAGTTATATTCAAATCTTTTATAGATGGTTCAATTCATTTTTTTTCTCCAGAATACACTGTAAAATTTCAAGAAATTCTTGGTGTTGATATAATGATGACTCTTGATATATGCCCACCATATGGAATAAGTAAAGAAGAATTAAAAAAATTCACATTTTTAAGCATAGATTGGGCAAAAAGAGGGAAAAGAGTAAAAGACGATAAACGAGGATATCTTTTTGCTGTTATTCAGGGTGGTCTTGATTTAGATCTTAGATTAAAAGCCCTTGAGGAATTAGAAAAGGAAAATTTTCCAGGTTATGGTATTGGTGGACTATCAATAGGTGAACCTTGGAGCAAAACAAAGGAGTTATTAAATAATTTTGTAAAATTTATGCCAGAAAATAAACCAAGATATTTTATGGGTTTAGGAGATCCTATAAGTATTATGGATGCAGTCGAGGCAGGAGTAGATATGTTTGATTGTGTTTATCCAACTAGAATAGCAAGAAATAGAACACTTTTAACTAAATATGGAAAATTAAGAATAACAAAAAGTGATTTTAAAACAGATGAAAGACCAATAGAAGAAGATTGTGATTGTTTTACATGTAAAAATTTTAGTCGTAGTTATATTCATCACCTATTTAAAGCAAAAGAAATTTTAGGTCCTAGACTTGCTACAATTCATAATTTAAGATTTATGTATAATTTCATGCAAAAATTAAGAGAATCAATAAAAATTGGTAAATATTTTGAGTTTAGAAAAGAATTTGAAACCACCTTTTTAACTAATTTTAAGAGGAATGAATAA
- a CDS encoding nitrate/sulfonate/bicarbonate ABC transporter ATP-binding protein: MYLLELRNISKKFIFPGKKEIFVLKDINFNIKEGEVVSILGPSGSGKSTLLRIIAGLIKPDEGVVIYRNKVISDVNPGVSIVFQNFALFPWLTVEENVLLGLINKEMDIKEKKEKALKAIDIVGLDGFEKAYPKELSGGMKQRVGFARALVVEPDILLMDEPFSSLDVLTAENLRNDLLELWIENKIPTKAIVLVTHSIEEAVYMSDRVLIISKDPGRIVEDIEVKIPHWRDKNSQKFLSLVDRIYTTLTGGEIEKEREIMRVSKDTLIIPNARVGAITGFVELVSDLGGKTDLFKIGRELYMDLEDLLPIVEASELLGFTKYKQGDIELTSDGEKFVEADLLEKKEIFREKVLENVFMIKQIVRVLKSKTNKRISEDFFLDILERRMTRSEAEKQMDILIDWGRYAELFTYDDETDELILEEETETKIEK; encoded by the coding sequence ATGTATTTATTAGAATTAAGAAATATAAGTAAAAAATTTATATTTCCAGGTAAAAAGGAAATTTTTGTATTAAAAGATATAAACTTCAATATAAAAGAGGGAGAGGTTGTTTCAATTTTAGGTCCATCTGGTTCTGGTAAATCTACTCTTTTAAGAATAATTGCTGGTTTAATTAAGCCAGATGAAGGAGTTGTTATATATAGAAATAAAGTAATATCAGATGTTAATCCAGGTGTTTCAATTGTTTTCCAAAATTTTGCTCTTTTTCCATGGCTTACAGTTGAAGAAAATGTTTTGTTAGGACTAATTAATAAAGAAATGGATATAAAAGAGAAAAAAGAAAAAGCACTAAAAGCAATCGATATTGTAGGTCTAGATGGTTTTGAAAAAGCATACCCTAAAGAATTATCAGGTGGAATGAAGCAGAGAGTAGGGTTTGCAAGAGCCCTTGTAGTTGAGCCAGATATACTTTTAATGGATGAACCATTCTCATCTCTTGATGTTTTAACTGCTGAAAACTTAAGAAATGACCTTCTTGAACTTTGGATTGAAAATAAAATTCCAACTAAAGCAATAGTTTTAGTTACACATAGTATAGAAGAAGCAGTTTATATGTCTGACAGAGTTTTAATTATAAGCAAAGATCCAGGAAGAATTGTTGAAGATATTGAAGTTAAAATACCTCACTGGAGAGATAAGAATTCACAAAAATTTTTATCTCTAGTTGATAGAATATATACAACACTTACCGGAGGGGAAATTGAAAAAGAAAGGGAAATAATGAGAGTTTCAAAAGATACTCTTATAATACCAAATGCAAGAGTTGGAGCAATAACAGGTTTTGTGGAACTTGTATCTGATCTTGGAGGAAAAACTGATTTATTTAAAATTGGTAGAGAACTTTATATGGACCTTGAAGACTTATTACCAATTGTTGAAGCATCAGAGCTTCTTGGTTTTACAAAATACAAACAAGGAGATATTGAATTAACATCAGATGGAGAAAAATTTGTTGAAGCAGACCTTCTTGAGAAAAAAGAAATTTTTAGAGAAAAAGTTCTTGAAAATGTTTTTATGATTAAACAAATTGTAAGAGTATTGAAATCAAAAACAAACAAAAGAATTTCAGAGGACTTTTTCCTTGATATTCTTGAAAGAAGAATGACAAGAAGTGAAGCAGAAAAACAGATGGATATTTTAATAGATTGGGGAAGATATGCAGAATTATTTACATATGATGATGAAACAGATGAATTAATTCTAGAAGAAGAAACTGAAACAAAAATTGAAAAATGA
- a CDS encoding ABC transporter permease subunit has translation MSRRTFNPIDLIALVLIFAIFYFVFIGSKSYSQELIGKRELILSLKYLPLYSLYSILRIFIAFTFSFIFAIIYGYLAFKNKTLEIFLIPILDVLQSIPVLSFLPPVFYFFVSIFKGSLIGLELASIILIFTGQVWNLVFSFYNSLKTQPREFDEVAKINNLNFWERFIKLDLPHAAIGLIWNSMMSVAGGWFFLMACENFSILNQEYTLLGLGSFLAKASQNGDMKMILWGLFTLIMIIVLIDQLIWRPLIAWSTKFKMEEKGEEETTSIVLEWYQKSQILNFISLNLISPINKFLANLFTRKREKLENFTIEIIKKILTYVIFGYLFLIIMRGFEGLIKTILSVSLNDWFLILKGGGFTLLRVVLAVSIGYLWTIPVGVKIGINQKISKYAQPIAQILASIPATALFPVILLFLLNLRGGLQISSIILMALGTQWYLLFNVIGGAKQIPKDFIEVSKIFSLKGKNWWGIVVIPTIFSSLITGGITAWGGAWNSSIVSEYVNFGGKIHMITGLGSLISSATEKGDIPLLAASTLFMAFIVVLFNRLFWRKMYNLAEEKYHLE, from the coding sequence GTGAGCAGAAGAACATTTAATCCAATAGATTTAATTGCTTTAGTATTAATTTTTGCCATTTTTTATTTCGTTTTTATTGGCAGTAAAAGCTATTCACAAGAATTGATAGGAAAGAGAGAGTTAATTCTATCATTAAAATATTTGCCTCTTTATTCACTATATTCAATATTAAGGATATTTATAGCATTTACTTTTTCATTTATTTTTGCAATTATTTATGGATATCTTGCTTTTAAAAATAAAACTCTTGAAATTTTTTTGATTCCTATACTTGATGTATTACAATCAATTCCAGTTCTCTCCTTCCTACCACCTGTTTTCTACTTCTTTGTTTCTATTTTTAAAGGTTCATTAATTGGACTTGAACTTGCTTCTATAATACTAATTTTCACCGGTCAAGTTTGGAATCTTGTTTTTAGTTTTTATAACTCTCTTAAAACTCAACCAAGAGAGTTTGATGAAGTTGCAAAAATAAACAATTTAAATTTCTGGGAAAGATTCATAAAGTTAGATCTACCCCATGCGGCTATTGGATTAATATGGAATAGCATGATGTCTGTAGCTGGTGGATGGTTTTTTTTAATGGCTTGCGAAAATTTTTCAATTTTAAATCAGGAATATACACTACTAGGTCTTGGTTCATTTCTTGCTAAGGCATCACAGAATGGTGATATGAAAATGATACTTTGGGGATTGTTTACTTTAATAATGATAATAGTTCTAATAGATCAACTAATTTGGAGACCTTTAATTGCATGGTCAACAAAGTTTAAAATGGAAGAAAAAGGAGAGGAGGAGACGACCTCGATTGTTTTAGAATGGTATCAAAAGTCTCAAATTTTAAATTTTATATCATTGAACTTAATTTCACCAATAAATAAATTTCTTGCTAATCTATTTACAAGAAAAAGAGAAAAGTTAGAAAATTTTACAATTGAGATTATTAAAAAAATTTTAACATATGTAATCTTTGGATATCTATTTTTGATAATAATGAGAGGTTTTGAAGGATTAATTAAAACAATATTATCTGTTTCATTAAATGATTGGTTTTTAATTTTAAAAGGTGGTGGTTTCACTTTATTAAGAGTTGTTCTTGCAGTTTCAATTGGATATTTATGGACAATACCTGTTGGAGTAAAAATAGGTATAAATCAAAAAATATCAAAGTATGCACAACCGATTGCACAAATTTTAGCATCTATACCTGCTACAGCTTTATTTCCAGTTATTTTATTATTTTTATTAAATTTAAGAGGAGGACTTCAAATAAGTTCAATAATTCTTATGGCGCTCGGTACTCAGTGGTATCTACTTTTTAATGTTATTGGAGGTGCTAAACAAATTCCAAAAGATTTTATAGAAGTTAGTAAAATTTTTAGTTTGAAAGGTAAAAATTGGTGGGGAATTGTTGTTATACCAACTATATTTTCCTCACTAATAACAGGAGGAATAACTGCATGGGGTGGTGCATGGAACTCAAGTATAGTTTCTGAATATGTTAACTTTGGAGGAAAAATTCATATGATAACTGGCCTTGGTTCATTAATTAGTAGTGCAACTGAAAAAGGTGATATTCCTCTTCTTGCTGCAAGTACTTTATTTATGGCTTTTATTGTAGTATTATTTAATAGACTCTTCTGGAGAAAGATGTATAATCTCGCAGAAGAAAAATATCATTTGGAGTGA
- a CDS encoding iron-containing alcohol dehydrogenase encodes MEFNVNFQGNIFFGKGSLIKIVELTKHLGKITLIVTGKRSTKESGSLSKLIDYLKDIGVNFVLFDKIEPNPSVEIVEEGGKVFVENGCESIIAIGGGSSIDAAKAIGVYANYKEVIPFLTQERIVDKKIPPLIAIPTTSGTGSEVTKYTIITYNGKKLAIASPFITPDFAILDPELTLTMTPNIVRDTGIDALSHALEGLFSLGATPISDLFGYEATKIIYKYLPRSFAKKGDYKAKEMMHYASLLAGIQISISGTGIVHGMGYPLTVKYGFPHGFANALLMPYVFKFELPAQYEKMSKITELLNFKTGDIYKDAEKFINILLDFYKILDLPMSLKEVGVKEEDLESFSQEVFKNERLKKIAPRDPKFEDILNIYKNAYFGVI; translated from the coding sequence ATGGAGTTTAATGTAAACTTTCAAGGTAATATATTTTTTGGAAAAGGCTCTCTTATTAAAATAGTTGAACTAACAAAACATCTTGGTAAAATCACACTTATAGTTACAGGAAAAAGATCAACAAAAGAAAGTGGTTCTCTTTCAAAATTGATAGATTACCTTAAAGATATAGGTGTTAATTTCGTTCTTTTCGACAAAATTGAACCAAACCCTTCAGTTGAGATTGTTGAAGAAGGTGGAAAAGTTTTTGTTGAAAATGGTTGTGAATCAATAATTGCAATTGGTGGTGGTAGCAGTATTGATGCAGCAAAAGCTATTGGAGTTTATGCAAACTATAAAGAGGTTATACCCTTTTTAACTCAAGAGAGAATTGTTGATAAAAAAATACCTCCTTTAATTGCAATTCCTACAACATCTGGAACAGGATCTGAGGTTACAAAATATACAATAATTACATATAATGGTAAAAAACTCGCAATTGCTTCTCCTTTTATAACACCTGATTTCGCTATTTTAGATCCAGAACTTACTTTAACAATGACACCAAATATTGTGAGAGATACTGGAATTGATGCTTTATCTCATGCTCTTGAAGGACTTTTTTCTCTTGGAGCAACACCTATTTCAGATCTATTTGGTTATGAAGCAACAAAAATAATTTATAAATATCTTCCAAGAAGTTTTGCAAAAAAAGGTGATTATAAAGCAAAAGAAATGATGCATTATGCATCTCTGCTTGCTGGAATTCAAATATCAATTAGTGGTACAGGAATAGTGCATGGTATGGGATACCCTTTAACAGTTAAATATGGATTTCCTCATGGCTTTGCAAATGCTTTGCTTATGCCATATGTTTTTAAATTTGAACTACCAGCTCAATATGAAAAAATGTCTAAAATAACTGAATTACTTAATTTTAAAACTGGAGATATTTATAAAGATGCAGAAAAATTTATAAATATTTTATTAGATTTTTATAAGATTCTCGATTTACCAATGTCTCTTAAAGAAGTTGGTGTTAAAGAAGAAGATTTAGAATCTTTCTCTCAAGAAGTTTTTAAAAATGAAAGATTAAAGAAAATTGCTCCAAGAGATCCAAAGTTTGAAGATATTTTAAATATTTACAAAAATGCATATTTTGGTGTAATATAA